A single genomic interval of Zunongwangia sp. HGR-M22 harbors:
- a CDS encoding DUF1684 domain-containing protein → MKKLVLIFILFGTIFSSFSQEKNEDPVDKIKEFQEQLNEEYLNPKESPLSEEERLTFKGHRFYEVDTSFIVEAAFVRTALESPFRMQTSSDRRPMYVKYADLYFTLKGKELKLAVYQSQTLKEDPKYFDYLFLPFTDDTNGKGSYAGGRYIDLKIPKEGTKKIILDFNKAYNPYCAYSGGYSCPVPPAENHLDLKISAGVKAY, encoded by the coding sequence ATGAAAAAGCTGGTATTAATTTTTATTTTATTCGGCACTATTTTTTCTAGTTTCAGCCAAGAAAAAAATGAAGATCCTGTTGATAAGATAAAAGAATTTCAGGAACAATTAAATGAAGAATACCTTAACCCTAAAGAGTCGCCTTTATCTGAAGAAGAGCGTTTAACGTTCAAAGGACATAGGTTTTATGAAGTCGATACCTCATTTATAGTTGAAGCAGCGTTTGTAAGAACAGCTCTTGAGTCTCCTTTCAGAATGCAAACATCATCTGATCGTCGACCAATGTATGTAAAGTATGCCGATTTATATTTTACACTGAAGGGTAAAGAATTAAAACTAGCTGTTTACCAAAGTCAAACTTTAAAGGAAGACCCTAAATATTTTGATTATCTATTTTTGCCTTTTACTGATGATACCAACGGAAAGGGTTCTTATGCTGGAGGAAGGTATATAGACTTAAAAATCCCTAAAGAAGGAACTAAAAAAATAATATTAGATTTTAATAAAGCTTATAATCCATACTGCGCTTACAGCGGAGGATATTCCTGTCCTGTTCCTCCTGCTGAGAATCATCTTGATTTGAAGATCTCAGCAGGAGTAAAGGCTTATTAA
- a CDS encoding porin, protein MSKFNFANIRLFLVLSMVAVLNVDVQAQEEEEESFLSKISISGTVDAYYRANFNGLNKEDVNDAGEEFLGTAPGSSFANLPGFALGMANVIIGYEGEKVGFVADLVYGPRGADAVFNSPQAGDFYRSSNIINQLYMYYNVSDNVRLTLGNFNTFLGYEVISPAANFNYSTSYLFSYGPFSHTGLKADFTIDENWSAMLAVMNPTDYTEYNPIGKYSFGGQLGYSNDAGSAYLNLIYGEQTMADDALFQIDLTTGWDLSDTFYLGFNGSYQTTDGAGFAGAAIYPQISLTENFGLGLRAEYFNELEDGGVVYAEDATTTAFTLTGSYTYGNLIVKPELRLDSVDGAEPFVDSDLMPQDNLSSFLIAAIYSF, encoded by the coding sequence ATGTCAAAATTCAATTTTGCAAATATCCGACTTTTTCTAGTATTATCAATGGTAGCCGTACTAAATGTAGATGTACAGGCTCAGGAAGAAGAAGAGGAAAGTTTTTTATCAAAAATCAGTATTTCAGGTACTGTAGATGCTTATTACCGAGCTAACTTTAATGGCCTTAATAAAGAAGATGTAAATGATGCTGGTGAAGAATTTCTTGGTACCGCACCGGGTTCTTCTTTCGCAAATTTACCAGGATTTGCTTTAGGTATGGCCAACGTTATTATTGGTTATGAGGGAGAAAAAGTGGGTTTTGTAGCCGATCTTGTTTATGGCCCAAGAGGAGCCGATGCGGTATTTAATTCTCCACAAGCAGGAGATTTTTATAGATCTTCGAACATTATCAACCAATTATATATGTACTACAATGTAAGTGATAATGTTAGATTAACTTTGGGTAACTTTAATACCTTTCTTGGTTACGAAGTAATTTCTCCCGCAGCTAACTTCAACTATTCAACCTCTTATTTATTCTCTTATGGGCCGTTTTCTCATACTGGTTTAAAAGCAGATTTCACCATAGATGAAAATTGGAGTGCTATGTTAGCAGTGATGAATCCAACAGATTATACAGAATATAATCCAATAGGAAAATATTCTTTTGGAGGTCAGTTAGGTTATTCGAACGATGCCGGTAGCGCCTACCTTAATTTAATTTACGGAGAACAAACAATGGCTGATGATGCATTGTTTCAAATAGATCTTACTACAGGTTGGGACTTGAGTGATACATTCTATTTAGGTTTTAATGGTTCTTACCAAACAACAGACGGTGCAGGTTTTGCAGGCGCCGCAATTTATCCACAGATTTCCCTTACAGAGAATTTTGGACTGGGGCTTAGAGCTGAATATTTTAATGAATTAGAAGATGGCGGAGTGGTTTACGCAGAAGATGCAACTACGACTGCATTCACTTTAACTGGAAGCTATACTTACGGAAATTTAATTGTAAAACCTGAATTAAGATTAGATAGCGTAGATGGTGCTGAACCATTTGTAGATTCTGATCTTATGCCACAGGATAATTTATCATCTTTTTTAATTGCAGCGATTTATTCATTCTAA
- a CDS encoding ammonium transporter, translating into METDAVLDLMWIVICGILVFFMQAGFTLVEAGFTRAKNTSNIIMKNLMDLSVGSLAFWAIGYTIMYGDSIGSFIGTPSLFYNVRDDMHNLFFQTVFCATAATIVSGAIAERTKFSTYLIFSLLLTTIIYPISGHWVWQGDGWLTGLGFIDFAGSTVVHSVGGWAALVAAALVGPRIGKYTDGKSNALPGHNMLYGALGVFILWLGWFGFNPGSELAISGDSAYNVAGIVITTNLAAAAGAVVALFLTWIRYGKADISMTLNGALAGLVGITAGCAAVDPMGAFIIGIISGIVVVFSIEFIDKVLKIDDPVGAISVHGVVGAVGTLLVGVFATDGGLLYGGGFAQLGVQAIGVVSIGAWAMITTFILLSILKAVMGLRVTEKEELDGLDIHEHGIDSYPEFGRDK; encoded by the coding sequence ATGGAAACAGATGCTGTATTAGATTTAATGTGGATTGTAATTTGTGGAATACTTGTTTTCTTTATGCAGGCAGGTTTTACCCTAGTAGAAGCTGGATTCACGCGAGCAAAGAACACCTCTAACATCATCATGAAAAACCTTATGGATCTTTCTGTAGGATCTTTAGCCTTTTGGGCTATTGGATACACCATTATGTATGGAGATTCAATTGGCAGCTTTATAGGAACACCTAGTTTGTTCTATAACGTGCGTGACGATATGCACAATTTATTCTTCCAGACTGTTTTTTGCGCAACAGCCGCAACAATCGTTTCTGGTGCTATTGCAGAAAGAACAAAATTCTCTACGTACTTAATTTTCTCCTTATTACTAACAACTATTATCTATCCTATTTCAGGACATTGGGTATGGCAAGGGGATGGTTGGCTAACTGGTCTTGGATTTATAGACTTTGCAGGTTCTACCGTTGTACATTCTGTAGGTGGCTGGGCTGCTTTGGTAGCTGCTGCTTTAGTAGGGCCACGTATTGGTAAATATACCGATGGAAAATCAAATGCGCTACCAGGTCACAATATGCTATATGGTGCACTTGGGGTATTTATCTTATGGTTAGGTTGGTTTGGATTCAATCCAGGTTCTGAACTTGCGATTTCTGGAGATAGTGCATATAATGTGGCTGGTATCGTAATCACCACAAATCTTGCAGCTGCAGCCGGAGCTGTAGTTGCTTTATTTTTAACTTGGATTAGATATGGCAAAGCCGACATTTCTATGACTCTAAACGGTGCTTTAGCCGGTCTTGTAGGCATCACCGCAGGATGTGCAGCTGTAGACCCTATGGGTGCATTTATTATAGGAATTATCTCTGGTATTGTTGTAGTATTCTCTATCGAATTTATTGATAAAGTACTTAAAATAGATGATCCTGTGGGAGCAATCTCTGTACATGGGGTTGTTGGTGCTGTTGGTACATTATTGGTAGGGGTTTTTGCTACTGATGGCGGACTGCTTTACGGTGGAGGATTTGCACAACTTGGTGTACAGGCCATTGGTGTAGTATCTATCGGTGCCTGGGCAATGATAACAACCTTTATCTTACTTTCTATTCTTAAAGCTGTTATGGGACTAAGAGTTACTGAAAAAGAAGAGCTTGATGGATTAGACATCCACGAACACGGTATAGATTCTTACCCAGAATTTGGAAGAGATAAATAA
- a CDS encoding P-II family nitrogen regulator → MKKIEAIIRKSKFDEVKKALHSSEVVFFTYWDVTGVGNEKQGHVYRGVSYSTADIQRRKLSIIVSDEFLDKTVNAILESAYTGSVGDGKIFVSTIDEAYRIRTKEKGTDSLK, encoded by the coding sequence ATGAAGAAAATTGAAGCTATTATCAGAAAGTCAAAATTTGACGAAGTAAAAAAAGCCTTGCACAGCTCTGAGGTTGTCTTTTTTACGTACTGGGATGTAACAGGGGTCGGAAACGAAAAACAAGGACATGTATATCGAGGGGTTTCTTACAGCACCGCTGATATACAAAGAAGAAAATTGTCCATTATCGTTTCGGATGAATTCCTGGACAAAACTGTAAATGCCATTTTAGAATCTGCTTATACCGGTTCTGTTGGCGATGGTAAAATTTTCGTATCTACAATCGACGAAGCTTACCGTATACGTACGAAAGAAAAAGGAACCGACTCCCTTAAATAA
- the crcB gene encoding fluoride efflux transporter CrcB, with translation MIKSALLVFLGGGLGSVCRYLISKALNSNGTVLPWGTFAVNILGSFLIGLFLGIAIKNNTLNSTTNLILATGFCGGFTTFSTFSFENQALLRSGDYYNFAIYVLATLIIGISSTFFGLFLSKIS, from the coding sequence ATGATTAAAAGTGCGTTGCTGGTATTTTTAGGAGGTGGCTTAGGTAGTGTTTGCCGTTACCTAATTAGCAAAGCACTGAACAGTAACGGAACTGTCTTGCCCTGGGGAACATTTGCCGTAAATATTCTAGGTAGTTTTTTAATTGGATTATTTCTGGGCATTGCTATAAAAAACAATACACTTAACAGCACTACAAACTTAATTCTGGCCACTGGCTTTTGTGGTGGATTTACCACTTTCTCTACCTTTTCTTTTGAAAATCAAGCACTTTTAAGATCCGGCGACTATTATAATTTTGCGATTTATGTGCTTGCAACACTAATTATTGGAATTTCTTCAACATTTTTTGGCCTATTTCTTTCAAAAATTAGCTAA
- a CDS encoding GyrI-like domain-containing protein — translation MKIFKYLLFLLLIVLIGASIYIATKDGNFQVEETQIFDAPQELIFNEVNNFENWQYWAPWSTTSKANISFGDTIKGVGASYAWEKGPIGEGRLKTIESKPFSEITQKIKISNLLGEANNKVSWNFDPLENNKTQVTWTIKGSQSFKEKFWSLFEDQTLAERIQPEIGKGLAAMQKVIDNKMNEYSITVDGVVNHGGGYYMYMTTASKISQVNSKMRPMITEVSNFMETQGFEKLGNPVVIYNEWNQSNNSAIFSAGYFTPNEVRTPIDADVLNGGMPNQKVLKTVLKGKYDNIEEAWKKAYEYIDENGLEIAQDAKAFEVYITNPIETVNPADWITNIYIPIKEIKND, via the coding sequence ATGAAGATTTTTAAATATCTACTATTTCTACTTCTAATTGTTCTTATAGGAGCATCTATATATATAGCAACTAAAGATGGAAATTTTCAAGTTGAAGAAACACAAATATTTGACGCTCCTCAAGAGTTAATATTTAACGAGGTTAACAATTTTGAGAATTGGCAATATTGGGCACCCTGGTCTACAACTTCAAAAGCAAATATTAGTTTTGGGGATACGATTAAAGGCGTTGGGGCATCTTACGCCTGGGAGAAGGGACCTATTGGTGAAGGGCGCTTAAAAACCATTGAATCAAAACCATTTTCAGAAATTACTCAGAAAATTAAGATTTCTAATTTATTAGGAGAAGCTAACAATAAGGTTTCATGGAACTTTGATCCTTTGGAAAATAACAAAACCCAGGTGACATGGACTATTAAAGGTTCGCAAAGTTTTAAAGAGAAATTTTGGTCGTTGTTTGAAGACCAAACTTTAGCTGAAAGAATTCAACCAGAAATAGGCAAAGGATTAGCGGCAATGCAAAAAGTCATCGATAACAAAATGAACGAATATAGCATTACCGTGGATGGTGTCGTTAATCATGGTGGTGGTTATTACATGTATATGACTACTGCAAGCAAAATAAGCCAGGTAAACAGTAAAATGCGACCAATGATTACTGAAGTTTCAAATTTTATGGAAACTCAGGGTTTCGAGAAATTAGGGAACCCGGTTGTAATTTATAATGAATGGAACCAATCTAACAATTCTGCTATATTTTCGGCAGGATATTTTACTCCGAATGAAGTTCGTACACCAATAGATGCTGATGTTCTAAATGGAGGTATGCCTAATCAAAAAGTATTGAAAACGGTGCTTAAAGGTAAATATGATAATATCGAAGAAGCCTGGAAAAAAGCATATGAATATATTGACGAAAACGGATTAGAAATCGCTCAAGATGCTAAAGCCTTTGAAGTATATATCACCAATCCCATAGAAACTGTTAATCCCGCCGACTGGATTACTAATATCTACATCCCTATAAAGGAAATAAAAAATGATTAA
- a CDS encoding nucleoside triphosphate pyrophosphohydrolase family protein produces the protein MKKRIEDVTQFHNAFGLGVSEHPKASLGEAKNKLRFELMKEENEEYLEAAENNDLVEVADALGDMLYILCGTILEHGMQHKIEEVFEEIQKSNMSKLGSDGKPIYREDGKVLKGPNYFKPNIKAILDK, from the coding sequence ATGAAAAAAAGAATCGAAGATGTTACGCAATTTCATAATGCATTTGGTTTAGGTGTTAGTGAACATCCAAAAGCCAGTTTGGGCGAAGCAAAAAACAAACTTCGTTTTGAATTAATGAAGGAAGAAAATGAAGAATATCTAGAAGCTGCTGAAAATAATGATCTCGTTGAGGTAGCAGATGCGCTTGGTGATATGCTTTATATCTTATGCGGAACTATTTTAGAGCACGGAATGCAGCATAAAATTGAAGAAGTATTTGAAGAAATCCAGAAAAGCAACATGAGCAAATTGGGTAGCGATGGAAAACCAATATATCGTGAAGATGGGAAAGTTTTAAAAGGACCAAATTACTTTAAACCCAATATTAAGGCCATCTTGGATAAATAA
- a CDS encoding branched-chain amino acid aminotransferase produces the protein MENIATKVKITKTSTSKLSETDFSNLTFGKVFTDHMMVCDYKDGSWQTPEIVPYGPLSMDPSAKVFHYGQAVFEGMKAYKDNDDQIWLFRPEQNFERINKSSNRLAIPEFPKGHFFNGLEELLKLDKEWIQKGFGNSMYLRPFVIATEAGVSASPANEYKFMILCSPAQAYYSGEVRVKISEDYSRAADGGVGFAKAAGNYGAQFFPTDIANKEGYQQIIWTDANTHEYLEEAGTMNVFFRIGDKLVTAPTSDRILDGITRKSIIDLAKDANIEVDIRRIKVSEIIEAAKSGELKEIFGSGTATVVTPILGFGYKGEKYELPSIEDSYAKSFKDRLLKIQYNQAEDKFGWRHAVK, from the coding sequence ATGGAAAACATCGCAACGAAAGTAAAAATCACAAAAACATCTACTTCTAAATTATCTGAAACAGATTTTAGCAATCTTACATTTGGTAAAGTATTTACCGATCACATGATGGTTTGCGATTATAAAGATGGTTCCTGGCAAACTCCTGAAATAGTCCCTTATGGACCTTTATCCATGGATCCATCTGCAAAGGTTTTTCACTATGGCCAAGCTGTTTTTGAAGGTATGAAAGCCTATAAAGACAATGATGATCAAATTTGGCTTTTTAGACCAGAGCAAAACTTTGAACGAATTAATAAATCTAGTAATCGTCTTGCAATTCCTGAATTTCCTAAAGGTCATTTTTTTAATGGTCTGGAAGAATTATTAAAATTGGATAAAGAATGGATCCAAAAAGGATTTGGAAATTCGATGTATTTACGTCCTTTTGTAATCGCAACCGAAGCTGGAGTTTCTGCATCTCCCGCAAATGAATACAAATTTATGATCCTATGTTCTCCCGCTCAGGCTTATTATAGCGGAGAAGTACGAGTTAAAATTTCTGAAGATTACAGCCGTGCTGCCGATGGTGGTGTTGGTTTCGCTAAAGCAGCAGGTAATTACGGAGCTCAATTTTTCCCTACAGATATTGCGAATAAAGAAGGATACCAGCAGATTATCTGGACCGATGCAAATACCCATGAATACCTGGAAGAAGCAGGAACAATGAATGTTTTCTTTAGAATAGGAGATAAATTAGTAACTGCACCTACCAGCGATAGAATTCTAGACGGTATAACCCGTAAAAGTATTATCGATCTTGCAAAAGATGCTAATATAGAAGTTGACATTAGAAGAATCAAGGTTTCTGAAATTATAGAAGCTGCTAAATCTGGAGAGCTTAAAGAGATTTTTGGATCTGGAACTGCAACGGTTGTTACTCCTATTTTAGGATTTGGTTATAAAGGTGAGAAATATGAGTTACCTAGCATAGAAGATTCTTACGCGAAATCTTTTAAAGATCGCTTATTAAAAATACAATACAATCAGGCTGAAGATAAATTTGGATGGAGACATGCTGTTAAGTAA
- a CDS encoding DUF4920 domain-containing protein, whose translation MKKIIYSALIFCSILACKNSEENKVEDTNSVEVSENEKTKDVAYASYGEEISAEDALDAEAIAADYKKLKPGDTIATSFRSTVNAVCKKKGCWMNLEIPGDEVVSVKFKDYGFFVPKDIEGKEAVVEGVAFIQEVSVEDQKHYAKDAGKTEEEIEAIKEPKHEFAFMANGVLLKN comes from the coding sequence ATGAAAAAAATAATCTATTCAGCACTGATTTTCTGTTCGATATTAGCTTGCAAAAATTCAGAAGAAAATAAAGTTGAAGATACAAACAGCGTCGAAGTTTCAGAAAACGAAAAAACTAAAGATGTTGCATACGCAAGTTATGGAGAAGAAATTTCTGCGGAAGATGCTTTGGATGCAGAAGCTATTGCTGCCGATTACAAAAAGCTGAAACCCGGCGATACGATTGCTACAAGCTTTCGATCTACAGTAAACGCGGTTTGCAAAAAGAAGGGTTGTTGGATGAATTTAGAAATTCCCGGGGATGAAGTTGTGAGTGTAAAATTTAAAGATTATGGATTTTTTGTACCAAAAGATATAGAAGGCAAAGAAGCTGTAGTTGAAGGGGTAGCATTTATTCAGGAAGTCTCTGTTGAAGATCAAAAGCATTATGCAAAAGATGCGGGGAAAACTGAAGAAGAGATTGAAGCAATTAAAGAACCTAAGCACGAATTTGCTTTTATGGCAAACGGTGTTCTTTTAAAAAACTAA
- the mnmD gene encoding tRNA (5-methylaminomethyl-2-thiouridine)(34)-methyltransferase MnmD, whose protein sequence is MERKIIKTGDGSSTIHIPEWNEQYHSKHGALQEAMHVFIKMGLDFWVAENKKSEISILEIGFGTGLNALLTNLYSTNLKVQYTGVEAYPVKPEELAVLDYASVLPNFEKAERIFDKMHQINWEEFSEIESNFSLRKQEKTFQEIKDKESYDLIYFDAFGARVQPELWTDVIFEKMFLALKTNGVLVTYAAKGSVRRAMQAVGFQVERLPGPPGKREMLRAVKN, encoded by the coding sequence TTGGAGCGAAAGATCATAAAAACCGGCGATGGTTCTTCTACAATCCATATCCCAGAATGGAATGAGCAATACCATTCTAAACACGGAGCTTTGCAGGAGGCAATGCACGTTTTTATTAAAATGGGCTTGGATTTTTGGGTTGCCGAAAATAAAAAATCTGAAATTTCTATTTTGGAGATAGGCTTTGGCACGGGTTTAAACGCGCTACTTACTAATTTATATAGCACTAATCTTAAAGTGCAGTATACGGGAGTTGAAGCATATCCGGTAAAACCTGAAGAATTGGCGGTTTTAGACTATGCATCAGTTTTACCAAATTTTGAAAAAGCTGAACGTATTTTCGATAAAATGCATCAAATAAACTGGGAAGAATTTAGTGAGATAGAATCAAATTTCAGTTTAAGAAAACAGGAAAAAACATTTCAGGAAATCAAAGATAAAGAATCTTATGATCTTATCTATTTTGATGCTTTTGGCGCTAGAGTGCAGCCAGAGTTATGGACCGATGTTATTTTTGAGAAAATGTTTTTGGCCTTAAAAACTAATGGTGTTTTGGTTACTTATGCTGCTAAAGGTAGTGTGCGTAGAGCTATGCAGGCCGTAGGATTTCAGGTAGAGCGTTTGCCTGGTCCTCCAGGAAAAAGGGAAATGTTAAGAGCCGTTAAAAATTGA
- a CDS encoding TIGR01777 family oxidoreductase: MRVLITGATGLIGSKISSLCHEKGIDVNYLTTSKDKIEHKDHYRGFLWNPEKGEIDKRAIENVDAIINLVGASIAQRWTDENKRKILDSRVESTNLLFDTLSKNEHQIKQIVSASAIGVYPSSLQKLYFEDEDGVDDSFVGKVVVKWESAVNNFKDLGLKVSKIRIGLVMAKNGGMLERLKEPVNFNIGAPLGNGKQWQSWIHISDLTNIFMYVLENGLTGTFNGVAPNPVTNKEMTKEVAKQLNKPLWLPSVPGFVLKTYFGEMATLLLSSQLVSSKKIEEQGYHFQYLHLQPALHDLL, encoded by the coding sequence ATGCGAGTATTAATAACTGGGGCGACTGGTCTTATCGGGTCTAAAATTTCATCTTTATGTCATGAGAAAGGCATTGATGTAAATTATCTTACGACAAGCAAAGATAAAATTGAGCATAAAGATCATTATCGTGGATTTTTGTGGAATCCTGAAAAAGGTGAAATAGATAAGCGAGCGATTGAAAATGTAGATGCTATCATAAATTTGGTTGGCGCCAGTATAGCACAACGATGGACAGATGAAAACAAGCGTAAAATTTTAGATAGTCGGGTAGAAAGCACCAATCTTTTGTTCGACACGCTTTCTAAAAACGAGCATCAAATCAAGCAAATAGTATCTGCCAGCGCTATTGGAGTTTATCCAAGTTCTTTACAGAAACTTTATTTTGAGGACGAAGATGGAGTAGACGACTCTTTTGTAGGTAAAGTTGTGGTTAAATGGGAAAGCGCTGTGAACAACTTTAAAGATTTGGGCTTAAAAGTTTCTAAGATAAGAATTGGGCTTGTAATGGCGAAAAATGGCGGAATGCTAGAAAGGCTTAAAGAACCTGTGAATTTTAATATAGGCGCTCCTTTAGGTAATGGAAAACAATGGCAATCCTGGATTCATATAAGTGATCTAACAAATATTTTTATGTATGTTCTAGAAAACGGACTTACTGGAACATTTAATGGTGTAGCACCAAATCCAGTGACTAATAAAGAAATGACTAAAGAGGTGGCTAAACAATTAAATAAACCACTTTGGTTGCCTAGTGTACCCGGTTTTGTGCTAAAAACTTATTTTGGTGAAATGGCAACGCTTTTACTTTCCAGCCAATTAGTAAGTAGTAAGAAAATCGAAGAGCAGGGGTACCATTTTCAATACCTTCATTTACAACCCGCTTTACATGATTTACTCTAA
- a CDS encoding YceI family protein — protein sequence MKKNIVKGFMALSLIVGLGSCKNNNGQETSAEDAKEAAEATAESMEYTVDTTASTISWIGEKPTGQHTGTIQVSEGTFMANDSIIESGNFTIDMTSIEVTDLEGDDKKSLEAHLMGTVEGKEGDFFNVNEYPDASFEVTGISETEGKMMLEGNLTIKNETKNISFPVSINKTDNGYEISSEEFKIDRTNWNVNYGSKSVFDGLGDKFIYDDITLKLDIKANKKA from the coding sequence ATGAAGAAAAACATTGTAAAAGGATTTATGGCGTTAAGCCTTATCGTAGGTCTAGGAAGTTGTAAAAATAACAACGGCCAAGAAACATCTGCTGAAGATGCTAAAGAAGCGGCAGAAGCAACTGCTGAATCTATGGAATATACAGTAGATACTACTGCATCTACAATTAGCTGGATTGGAGAAAAACCAACTGGACAACACACTGGAACTATCCAGGTATCAGAAGGTACTTTTATGGCTAATGATAGCATTATCGAAAGCGGAAACTTTACTATCGATATGACTTCTATCGAAGTTACGGATTTAGAAGGTGACGATAAGAAAAGCTTAGAAGCTCACTTAATGGGTACTGTTGAAGGTAAAGAAGGTGATTTCTTTAACGTGAACGAATATCCTGATGCTTCTTTTGAAGTAACTGGAATTTCTGAAACTGAAGGGAAAATGATGTTAGAAGGTAATCTTACAATCAAAAATGAAACTAAAAATATTTCTTTCCCAGTATCTATTAACAAAACTGATAACGGATACGAGATCTCTAGCGAAGAGTTTAAAATCGATCGTACAAACTGGAATGTAAATTACGGTTCTAAATCTGTATTTGATGGTTTAGGTGATAAATTCATTTATGATGACATCACTTTAAAGCTAGATATTAAAGCAAATAAGAAAGCTTAA
- a CDS encoding nucleotide exchange factor GrpE, producing MTKKANDKDQNSVKDQVEENIDKAIEEVENEKVEKAEDNDNAEEEISETDKLKEEVQKEKDKFLRLFAEFENFKKRTSKERLELFKTANQEVMIAMLPVLDDFDRALIEIKKTEDKNLLKGVELIHTKFSETLKNKGLEPVEVNKGDVFDADIHEAITQIPAPSDDLKGKIVDVVEQGYKLGERIIRYPKVVTGK from the coding sequence ATGACAAAGAAAGCTAACGATAAAGATCAAAATTCTGTAAAAGATCAGGTAGAGGAAAATATCGATAAAGCAATCGAAGAAGTAGAGAACGAGAAAGTCGAAAAGGCTGAAGATAACGATAATGCTGAAGAAGAAATTTCTGAAACCGATAAATTAAAGGAAGAAGTACAAAAAGAAAAGGACAAGTTTTTACGCCTTTTTGCTGAATTTGAAAATTTCAAAAAGCGTACTTCTAAAGAAAGATTAGAGCTTTTTAAAACCGCCAATCAAGAAGTAATGATTGCCATGTTGCCAGTTTTAGATGATTTTGATAGAGCTTTAATTGAAATTAAAAAGACAGAAGACAAAAACCTTTTGAAAGGCGTAGAGCTTATTCATACTAAATTTAGTGAAACGCTTAAAAATAAAGGTTTAGAACCTGTAGAAGTCAATAAAGGAGATGTTTTTGATGCTGATATTCACGAGGCGATAACTCAAATTCCGGCTCCTAGTGACGATCTTAAAGGTAAAATCGTTGATGTTGTAGAGCAAGGATATAAATTAGGGGAGCGCATAATTCGTTATCCAAAAGTTGTTACCGGTAAGTAA